The following are encoded in a window of Dehalococcoidales bacterium genomic DNA:
- a CDS encoding methylenetetrahydrofolate reductase C-terminal domain-containing protein — MENVSVNKYRDSLNNPERFTVTWEQIPGRINTRQQLNSILTNTAEAAAGGIVTTISITDSPGGTPALPSEVVALEVQKLGIEPLVHIALRDKNRTQVESILYNLNLNNIRNVLVISGDYPEVTSYMGRALPAYDLDPAHVMDLIRCLNSGREYEALGKPRQMEPTDFFGGVGVSHFKQSEAETVCQYFKLEKKIKSGAGFIISQIGYDARKMHELVTWLKYMDYKVPVLANIYLLSYPAAKAMHVNRIPGAVVTKELLEEVELERQAPDKGREKRMIRAAKMYAMAKGMGYAGVHIGGYHLTHKDMEYIVNLGNELEPRWQELVPEFSYPQPDGYYLFEKDEQTGLNTMEETGLLGKGKAPFSYRIARIIHEGFFDPRHPFFSLYQKMAARIDESDLSRRAFGKLTHIAKTMLYNCLDCGDCALFDTAYLCPVSQCPKERRLGPCGGSHEGWCEVYPGKKQCIWVRAYERFKHYNEEDIIGSYIVPPRDWTLWQTPSQLNFYLGRDHTSKRLGLEPPQPKSKE; from the coding sequence ATGGAAAATGTATCGGTAAATAAGTATAGAGATTCCCTCAACAATCCGGAAAGGTTTACCGTTACCTGGGAGCAAATTCCTGGGAGGATAAACACCCGCCAACAGCTTAATTCTATTCTTACCAATACCGCTGAAGCGGCAGCCGGCGGAATTGTAACTACTATCAGTATCACAGATTCACCTGGAGGCACCCCTGCATTGCCATCCGAGGTTGTTGCACTAGAAGTTCAAAAACTGGGGATAGAACCTCTGGTTCATATTGCCCTTAGGGATAAAAACCGAACCCAGGTAGAGAGTATTTTATATAACCTTAATCTAAACAATATACGAAATGTGTTGGTGATCAGCGGAGATTATCCAGAAGTCACCTCGTATATGGGCAGGGCGCTGCCGGCGTATGACCTTGATCCGGCGCATGTAATGGATTTGATCCGGTGTTTGAATTCCGGGCGTGAATATGAAGCTTTAGGCAAACCCCGACAGATGGAACCAACTGATTTCTTTGGTGGAGTCGGAGTATCCCATTTTAAGCAATCAGAAGCAGAAACCGTATGCCAATACTTTAAACTCGAAAAGAAGATTAAAAGCGGTGCCGGTTTTATCATCAGCCAGATTGGCTACGATGCCCGCAAGATGCACGAACTGGTAACGTGGTTGAAGTATATGGATTACAAGGTGCCAGTACTGGCAAATATTTATTTGCTTAGTTATCCAGCTGCCAAGGCAATGCATGTTAACCGCATACCTGGAGCTGTTGTTACAAAAGAACTGCTTGAGGAAGTGGAACTTGAGCGACAGGCGCCTGATAAAGGCAGAGAAAAACGCATGATTCGAGCCGCCAAGATGTATGCCATGGCAAAAGGAATGGGTTATGCTGGTGTGCATATTGGTGGTTATCATCTGACGCACAAGGATATGGAATACATTGTAAATTTGGGAAATGAATTGGAACCACGATGGCAGGAATTGGTACCGGAATTTAGCTACCCTCAGCCGGATGGTTACTATTTGTTCGAAAAAGATGAGCAGACAGGTTTAAATACTATGGAAGAAACCGGATTACTCGGAAAAGGCAAAGCGCCCTTTTCATATCGTATAGCTCGCATAATTCATGAAGGGTTTTTTGATCCGCGCCATCCCTTCTTTTCCTTATATCAAAAAATGGCAGCTCGGATTGATGAATCTGATTTATCCCGTAGAGCGTTTGGCAAGCTCACCCATATAGCCAAGACCATGTTGTACAATTGCCTCGATTGCGGTGATTGTGCACTATTTGATACTGCTTACCTTTGCCCGGTTTCACAATGTCCAAAAGAAAGACGGCTTGGTCCCTGCGGTGGAAGTCATGAAGGGTGGTGTGAAGTGTACCCTGGTAAGAAACAATGTATTTGGGTGCGCGCATATGAACGCTTTAAACATTATAACGAAGAAGATATTATTGGTTCTTATATTGTACCCCCGCGTGACTGGACGCTTTGGCAGACGCCCTCTCAACTGAACTTCTACTTGGGGAGAGACCACACTTCCAAGCGGCTGGGTCTAGAGCCGCCCCAACCAAAAAGCAAAGAATGA